One Pseudoalteromonas rubra genomic window, ACTGGCAAAGATGGCATTTTAACGCCATTGATTAAGCAGTTCACAGAAGCGGCTTTAAACGCTGAACTCGAGCAGCACCTCGCTGAAACTGAACAGCCCAATCGTAAAAATGGCACTACCAGCAAGCGTATCAAATCCTCCTCAGGCAGTTTTGAGCTGGACACTCCGCGCGACAGAGCTAGCACGTTTGAGCCTCAAATTGTTAAGAAAAATCAGACCAAATTAACTGATGAGATAGACCGAAAAGTTTTATCTGAATTAGTTCCGACCAGACCTGACATTTCGATTTGAAAAATTGAGAGTTACCCGTTTTGATAAAGGTGTCGAATCTTTGTTCAAAACAACTAAGGAGTAACTCTCATGTTACATACTAACAATCCAATCATTAAACACAAAGCTGGTTTGCTCAATCTGGCTGAAGAGCTTGGAAACGTATCTAAAGCCTGCAAAATGATGGGGGTTTCGCGAGATACGTTTTATCGCTATCAAGAGCTCGTTGATGAAGGCGGTATTGATGCACTCATCGATAAATCGCGCAGAAAACCAAACCTGAAGAACCGTTTAGATGAAGAGACTGAAAAAGCAGTTTGCACCTATGCGCTTGAATTTCCGGCTCACGGGCAAGTCAGAGCCAGCAATGAGTTAAGAAAACAAGGCGTTTTTGTTTCTGCCAGTGGCGTGCGGTCAGTTTGGTTGCGCCATGACTTGGAAAACTTTAAAAAGCGTTTGAAAGCGCTAGAAGCTAAGGTCGCGCAAGAAGGTATTATTCTCTCGGAGTCCCAAGTGACAGCTCTTGAGAGGAAAAAGCAGGATGATGAAGCCTGTGGAGAAATTGAAACGGAGCACCACGGATACCTTGGGTCACAGGATACTTTTTATGTCGGAAACCTAAAGGAGGTTGGCCGTATTTATCAACAAACTTTTGTTGATACATACTGTAAAGTCGCGTTTGCAAAGCTCTACACCACTAAAACGCCGATTACAGCAGCGGATCTATTGAACGACAGAGTTCTGCCTTACTTCGAGCAACATGAGCTGCCTTTGCTAAGGATCCTCACTGACCGCGGAACTGAGTACTGTGGCAAGGTCGAGCACCATGACTATCAGCTTTATCTGGCTATCAACGGCATAGATCATACCAAAACTAAGGCGATGTCACCGCAGACTAATGGTATCTGCGAACGCTTCCACAAAAC contains:
- a CDS encoding IS481 family transposase translates to MLHTNNPIIKHKAGLLNLAEELGNVSKACKMMGVSRDTFYRYQELVDEGGIDALIDKSRRKPNLKNRLDEETEKAVCTYALEFPAHGQVRASNELRKQGVFVSASGVRSVWLRHDLENFKKRLKALEAKVAQEGIILSESQVTALERKKQDDEACGEIETEHHGYLGSQDTFYVGNLKEVGRIYQQTFVDTYCKVAFAKLYTTKTPITAADLLNDRVLPYFEQHELPLLRILTDRGTEYCGKVEHHDYQLYLAINGIDHTKTKAMSPQTNGICERFHKTILQEFYQVTFRKKLYSSLEELQKDLDEWINYYNNDRTHQGKKCCGRTPLETLLDGKSLWAEKNLAQI